CAGGTATTGAGAATGTGAAAGCAGATATTCATCCATCACCGAGAGAAATTTTTATGTTTAAACGAAGTAAAGGTAAATTTGGTAGTAAGTTAGGTAAAACTACAGGTTGGATTCATCGTTCTGTTTTAAAAAAGAAAAAAGTAAATTTTATAAGTGAAGTACAGTACACTAAAATAGATGATGAAGGTTTACATTACGTTCAAAATGAAGAGCATATAATATTAGCTGTAGATAATGTAGTTTTATGTGCAGGTCAAGTTCCTTTTAAAGAACTATTAGAACCTTTAGAGGCTAAAGGAATAAAAACACATGTAATTGGCGGGGCAGATTTTGCTGCAGAATTAGATGCTAAAAGAGCTATTAATCAAGGGAGTAGGTTGGCTGCTGAGTTGTAAATAAGAATTAATATATTTAACAAAAAAAATCCTGTACGTTACAGGATTTTTTTTGTTAAATAATTAAACACTATTTTTAGCAAACTAACTACTAGAAATCAACATGAAATCATTTACAATAAAAGAAATTAATTCACTAGTTAATGGGGAATTGATAGGGGATTGTTCTGAGAAAATTACTGCTCCAGAACAGATTGAAAAAGCAAGAAAAGGTGAAATTACTTTTATTGGAAATAAGAAATTTACACGTTTATGGGAAAAGTCTAATGCAAGTGCTGCTATTATAGATAATAAATTAGATATTCAACCAGGAGAAAATAAAGCGTTTATAAAAGTTGCTAATGCAGACCTAGCTATGGCTACTTTATTAGAAGCCTTTCAGCCAGAAGCACCATATTTTGAAATAGCTATTCACCCAACAGCAGTAATTGATAGTTCTGTTAAATTAGGTAAAAAATGTACAATAGGTGCAAATAGTTATATCGGTAAAAACGTAGTTATAGGAGATGGAGTAGTTATATACCCAAATGTTTCAATTTTTGATGATTCTATAATTGGAGATAATACCATTATTTGGTCTGGTACCGTAATAAGGGAACGAAGTGAAATAGGAAAAAACTGTATTTTTCATGCAAATGTGAGTATTGGTGCAGATGGGTTTGGGTATAGACCAAGTGAACAAGGATTAACAAAAATTCCACATATAGGAAATGTTGTAATAGGTAATCAAGTAGAAATAGGTGCTAATTCTTGTGTTGATAGAGGGAAATTTAGTTCTACTATTCTAGGAGACGGGTGTAAGATTGATAACTTAGTTCAAATAGGACATAATTCTGTGCTAGGTAGGTTTTGTATTATGGCAGGAAATAGTGGATTAGCAGGTTCAGTTACTTTAGGAGATGGTGTTATTATCGGAGGGAGTGCTTCTATAAAAGATCATACAACTATTCATTCAGGAGCGAAAGTAGGTGCCGGATCAGGAGTTATTGCAGATGTGCCAGCAGGAAAGTCAGTTGTAGGTTACCCAGCAACCGATGCTCGTGAAATGATGAAACAATGGGTTACTTTGCGTAAGTTAGCTAGAAAATAAAAAGTAAATGTTATATTTAAAACCTCACTTTTAGTGCGGTTTTTTTATGCAATTTTTTTAAATAGAAATTATAAAATAAATACGATATTTGTAGTTCACATTTTTTATAAAAAAGTAAATCATGGCAATGAATAAAAACACGGTTCTAAGTTGGGCTACATTTATAATGATTTTAATTGGTCTTTTATTAATATGTTTAGGAGCTTTTAGATATAATGAAGTAGCAGGTTATGGGTTTGCAGCAGTTGGACTAGGTTTTTTTGCGAATGCCTGGGTGTTTAATGCTTTAAAAGGACGAGTTTAATTAATAAAATATAAAATAAAATGTCAGACGATAAGAAAGTCATTTTTTCAATGAATAAGGTCTCTAAGACCTTTCAAAGTACAAATAAGCAAGTTTTAAAAGATATTTATTTAAGTTTCTTTTATGGAGCTAAAATTGGTATCCTTGGTCTTAATGGATCGGGTAAATCTACATTATTAAAAATTATTGCTGGAGTAGAAAAAAACTTTCAAGGAGATGTTACATTTTCTCCAGGTTATAAGGTTGGATACTTAGAGCAAGAACCAAAATTAGATGATACTAAAACGGTTATAGAAATCGTAAGAGAAGGTGTTGCTGAAACCGTAGCTATTTTAGAAGAGTACAATAAAATCAACGATATGTTTGGTTTAGAAGAAGTGTATTCTGATGCTGATAAGATGGATAAGTTAATGGCGCAACAAGCAGAGCTTCAAGATAAAATTGATGCTTCTAATGCTTGGGAACTTGATACTAAATTAGAAATTGCTATGGATGCATTGCGTACTCCAGATGGTGATACTCCAATTAAAAACTTATCAGGAGGGGAAAGAAGAAGAGTTGCTTTATGTAGATTGTTATTACAAGAACCAGAAATATTATTATTAGATGAACCTACCAATCACTTGGATGCAGAATCTGTACACTGGTTAGAGCATCATTTAGCACAATATAAAGGAACTGTAATTGCTGTAACGCACGATAGATATTTCTTAGATAACGTTGCAGGTTGGATTTTAGAATTAGACAGAGGTGAAGGAATTCCTTGGAAAGGGAATTATTCTTCTTGGTTAGATCAAAAATCTCAAAGAATGGCGCAAGAAAGCAAAACAGCTTCTAAACGTCAGAAAACGTTAGAGCGAGAATTAGAATGGGTTCGTCAAGGAGCAAAAGGACGTCAAACAAAGCAAAAAGCACGTTTGAAGAACTATGATAAGTTGATGAGTCAAGATCAGAAACAAACAGATGAGAAATTAGAAATATACATTCCTAATGGACCTCGTTTAGGTACCAATGTAATTGAAGCTAGTGGTGTTTCGAAAGCATTTGGAGAAAAATTATTATATGATAATTTAGAGTTTAATTTACCACAAGCAGGAATTGTTGGAATTATTGGTCCCAATGGAGCAGGTAAAACAACTATTTTTAAAATGATTATGGGTGAGGAAACTCCTGATGGTGGAAGTTTTAAAGTAGGTGAAACTGCTAAAATTGCCTATGTAGATCAAGCGCACTCTAATATTGATCAAGATAAATCTATTTGGGAAAATTTTTCTGAAGGGCAAGATTTAGTAATGATGGGAGGAAAGCAAGTAAATTCTCGTGCTTACTTAAGTCGTTTTAATTTTGGAGGAAGTGAGCAGAACAAAAAAGTTTCTACATTATCTGGTGGTGAGCGTAACCGATTGCATTTAGCAATGACTTTAAAAGAAGAAGGAAATGTGCTATTATTAGATGAGCCTACGAATGATTTAGATGTAAATACACTAAGAGCATTAGAAGAAGGTTTAGAAAACTTTGCAGGTTGTGCGGTTGTTATTAGTCACGATAGATGGTTTTTAGATCGAATTTGTACACATATTTTAGCTTTTGAAGGAAATAGTGAAGTTTATTTCTTTGAAGGAGGTTTCTCTGAATATGAAGAAAACAAGAAGAAACGTTTAGGTGGAGATTTAATGCCAAAACGAATTAAATACAGAAAGCTAATTAGATAAATTAGTTACTACTTATTATTTTTATAAAACAAAACTCGAAGCTAGCATACTTCGAGTTTTTCTTTCTTTTTCATTTAACAATTTCCCCACCAATTTAAACTGTTTTGTAAATAGTTCATCATAGTTTGTAGTTTATGTTAAAGCTTTGTTAAATCCAATAATCGTGCCGAAATCTCAATTTTGTAGTTCTTTTTAATTATTAGTATTTTTTTGTACTATTTGTGGGGGTATTTAAAAGAGGTTTTTTCATTTAATATGAAAAAACTTTTTTCTTATTTTGAGTTTTTAATATAGCAACAAAAAAACTCCAAGAACTTAAGTTCTTGGAGCTAAATTAAAGTTTATGATAATTGTCTTTTAATTAAAAACCATTACCTGGTGCTTCGGGGCTAGATGCTTGTGCTTTTTGAGGGTTTAATACAAGGTAGGTACCAATAGCTGTTAAAGCAGCGTATTTACCATATTTCCCCATTTTTTTTAAAGCTTCGCCACGAGTTATATTTGTGTCTTTAGATATATTTTGTTTTTTCATCTTAAAATTCTTTTCTTAATTTTTTAAAATAATTTTTTTATTAATCTTTTCTCCTTCACTAGTTACATTTACAATATAAATCCCAGAAGAAATTTCAGGTAAGTTTATTGCTGTAACTCCATTAGATTTAAAGGCTTTAACCATAACCGTTTTACCAATTGGAGAGTAGATTTTAATTAAGTTATTTTTAGCTTGTAACCCTTTAATAGTTAATTGGTTTTTTGAAGATTGGTACACAGATATGTTACTTAAAGTATGTCTATCATTGTTAATTTTATTAGAAGTTGTGTGTATAAAGAATTGACTAGGTGTATTCGCTTTTTTCTTTAAGGATACACTATATTTTTCTTTAGATAAGTTAATGAATTTGTTATTAACTTTATCTTCTATATAAACTTGCGTATCACTAGGTAAATTAAACGATTCAGCAGAAAAGACAATTGTTTGATTTGTGTTTACTTCTAAGCCAACAGGAACAATAGTTGTTTCTAAGTTTTCTTTAGGTAAAGATTGAATAGCATATTCTTTATTATTCTCTTTATTAACTAATTGAGAATAAAAATTAAAGTTGCTTTTAGTTCCTTTAAAAGTACTACCATCATATCCATTATCAAAGCCAGTGGTAGCTCCTTCTAGGTAATATAGTTTGGT
This genomic stretch from Tenacibaculum sp. Bg11-29 harbors:
- the lpxD gene encoding UDP-3-O-(3-hydroxymyristoyl)glucosamine N-acyltransferase, giving the protein MKSFTIKEINSLVNGELIGDCSEKITAPEQIEKARKGEITFIGNKKFTRLWEKSNASAAIIDNKLDIQPGENKAFIKVANADLAMATLLEAFQPEAPYFEIAIHPTAVIDSSVKLGKKCTIGANSYIGKNVVIGDGVVIYPNVSIFDDSIIGDNTIIWSGTVIRERSEIGKNCIFHANVSIGADGFGYRPSEQGLTKIPHIGNVVIGNQVEIGANSCVDRGKFSSTILGDGCKIDNLVQIGHNSVLGRFCIMAGNSGLAGSVTLGDGVIIGGSASIKDHTTIHSGAKVGAGSGVIADVPAGKSVVGYPATDAREMMKQWVTLRKLARK
- a CDS encoding CAL67264 family membrane protein, with protein sequence MNKNTVLSWATFIMILIGLLLICLGAFRYNEVAGYGFAAVGLGFFANAWVFNALKGRV
- the ettA gene encoding energy-dependent translational throttle protein EttA, whose translation is MSDDKKVIFSMNKVSKTFQSTNKQVLKDIYLSFFYGAKIGILGLNGSGKSTLLKIIAGVEKNFQGDVTFSPGYKVGYLEQEPKLDDTKTVIEIVREGVAETVAILEEYNKINDMFGLEEVYSDADKMDKLMAQQAELQDKIDASNAWELDTKLEIAMDALRTPDGDTPIKNLSGGERRRVALCRLLLQEPEILLLDEPTNHLDAESVHWLEHHLAQYKGTVIAVTHDRYFLDNVAGWILELDRGEGIPWKGNYSSWLDQKSQRMAQESKTASKRQKTLERELEWVRQGAKGRQTKQKARLKNYDKLMSQDQKQTDEKLEIYIPNGPRLGTNVIEASGVSKAFGEKLLYDNLEFNLPQAGIVGIIGPNGAGKTTIFKMIMGEETPDGGSFKVGETAKIAYVDQAHSNIDQDKSIWENFSEGQDLVMMGGKQVNSRAYLSRFNFGGSEQNKKVSTLSGGERNRLHLAMTLKEEGNVLLLDEPTNDLDVNTLRALEEGLENFAGCAVVISHDRWFLDRICTHILAFEGNSEVYFFEGGFSEYEENKKKRLGGDLMPKRIKYRKLIR